From the Candidatus Amarolinea dominans genome, one window contains:
- a CDS encoding DegT/DnrJ/EryC1/StrS family aminotransferase, whose product MPRSGRKCAGGRTPDRIPHITALPQLLVRNRCGRDHLLGRFTRITVDPAQFGATRAAIRLALEREDIESRPLWKPMHLQPVFAGCEVVGGDVAAALFQHGLCLPSGTAMSETDLERVAAVIQSLRR is encoded by the coding sequence ATCCCGCGTTCAGGCCGCAAATGTGCTGGTGGCCGAACCCCCGACAGAATACCACACATAACCGCCCTGCCTCAGCTTCTGGTCCGCAATCGCTGTGGCCGAGACCACCTGCTCGGCAGATTCACCCGCATCACCGTGGATCCCGCGCAGTTCGGCGCCACGCGCGCGGCCATTCGCCTGGCGCTGGAGCGGGAGGACATCGAGTCCCGTCCCCTCTGGAAGCCCATGCACCTGCAGCCAGTCTTCGCCGGCTGCGAAGTCGTGGGCGGCGACGTAGCTGCCGCGCTGTTTCAGCACGGGCTGTGCCTGCCCTCCGGCACAGCCATGAGCGAAACGGATCTCGAACGGGTCGCGGCGGTGATTCAATCGCTTCGCAGATAG
- a CDS encoding DegT/DnrJ/EryC1/StrS family aminotransferase codes for MPEAPWGRNTRWLTCITVDPVRFGATREDIRLALEAENIESRPLWKPMHLQPVFHGCEVVGGSVAEALFRAGLCLPSGTALTAADLDRVAAVIRGVRR; via the coding sequence ATGCCTGAAGCGCCGTGGGGCCGCAACACGCGCTGGCTCACCTGCATCACCGTGGACCCGGTTCGCTTCGGCGCAACCCGTGAGGATATCCGCCTGGCGCTGGAGGCCGAGAACATCGAATCCCGCCCCCTGTGGAAGCCCATGCACCTACAACCGGTGTTCCATGGCTGCGAAGTCGTCGGCGGCAGCGTGGCCGAGGCGCTGTTCCGCGCTGGCCTCTGTCTGCCCTCGGGCACGGCGCTCACCGCTGCGGACCTCGACCGGGTGGCGGCGGTCATACGGGGCGTGCGACGGTAG
- a CDS encoding sugar transferase has product MPRVCARSTPRRRLPSLSSTALAIRAFVFLPCKGKAATNGAKLILLSPALAVLGVLVRFKLGSPVLFRQQRPGLHGAPFTLYKFRTMTDARDSQGNLLPDAERLPPFGRFLRSTSLDELPELWNVLRGDMSLIGPRPLLIRYLNRYTPEQARRHEVRPGVIVWAQVNGRNALTWEQRFELDMWYVNNLSLWLDLKIIALTVWKILKREGISQPGQAIAEEFMGAFNV; this is encoded by the coding sequence ATGCCCAGGGTCTGCGCCAGGAGTACCCCGAGGCGCAGGTTGCCCTCTTTGTCATCTACTGCTTTGGCAATCAGGGCTTTCGTGTTTTTGCCCTGTAAGGGAAAAGCAGCCACAAATGGCGCGAAGTTGATACTGCTCAGCCCGGCGTTGGCTGTGCTGGGTGTGCTGGTACGTTTCAAACTGGGGTCCCCCGTGCTTTTTCGCCAGCAGCGGCCCGGTCTGCACGGCGCGCCCTTCACTCTCTACAAATTCCGCACCATGACCGACGCCCGGGACAGCCAGGGCAACCTGCTGCCCGACGCCGAGCGCCTGCCCCCCTTCGGCCGCTTCCTGCGCTCCACCAGCCTCGACGAGCTGCCAGAACTGTGGAACGTGCTGCGCGGGGACATGAGCCTGATTGGGCCCCGGCCGCTGCTGATTCGGTACCTGAACCGTTACACCCCCGAGCAGGCCCGTCGTCACGAAGTGCGCCCCGGCGTCATCGTCTGGGCGCAGGTCAACGGCCGCAACGCGCTGACCTGGGAGCAAAGGTTCGAACTGGATATGTGGTATGTGAATAACCTGTCTCTGTGGCTCGACCTGAAGATCATCGCTTTGACCGTGTGGAAGATTCTCAAGCGTGAAGGGATCAGCCAGCCGGGGCAGGCTATTGCGGAAGAGTTCATGGGTGCCTTCAATGTCTGA
- a CDS encoding DegT/DnrJ/EryC1/StrS family aminotransferase, translating into MHLQSVFIDSERLSWNLDPALVIETIERKVRQGKRPKAVIPVHLYGQSADLDPILEVCARCDIPVIEDAAEALGATYKGRSPGVFGKAGIFSFNGNKIITTSGGGMLVSADRDLIEHARKLPTQARDPAPHYQHSEIGYNYRLSNVLAAITPPPAPNFGGEGCVSPRIGG; encoded by the coding sequence ATGCATTTGCAGTCGGTCTTCATTGACAGTGAGCGCCTCTCCTGGAACCTCGACCCGGCCCTGGTGATCGAAACCATCGAGCGCAAGGTGCGGCAGGGCAAGCGCCCCAAAGCGGTCATTCCCGTGCATCTCTACGGCCAAAGCGCCGATCTCGACCCCATTCTGGAGGTCTGCGCACGCTGTGACATTCCCGTCATCGAGGACGCGGCCGAGGCCCTGGGCGCCACCTACAAGGGCCGGTCGCCGGGTGTCTTTGGCAAGGCCGGCATCTTCTCCTTCAATGGCAACAAGATCATCACCACCTCCGGCGGCGGCATGTTGGTCTCGGCGGACAGAGACTTGATCGAGCACGCGCGCAAGCTGCCCACCCAGGCGCGCGATCCCGCGCCGCACTACCAGCACTCGGAGATCGGCTACAACTATCGCCTGAGCAACGTCCTGGCCGCCATCACGCCCCCCCCGGCCCCCAATTTTGGGGGAGAGGGATGTGTTTCCCCCAGGATCGGGGGGTAG
- a CDS encoding type II toxin-antitoxin system PemK/MazF family toxin encodes MTSLVQRGDVFWANLDPTIGVEIQKTRPVVVMSNDVINQRSQLVIVVPLTTNVIRLSPSHVLIPWGEGGLTEDSKALAEQIRAMDKQRLTTRIGILSPRFLRLIEQAICNSLDM; translated from the coding sequence ATGACCTCGCTTGTCCAACGTGGTGATGTCTTCTGGGCCAATCTGGACCCAACGATCGGTGTTGAAATCCAAAAGACGAGACCTGTCGTCGTTATGTCCAATGATGTGATCAATCAACGTAGTCAACTGGTCATCGTGGTGCCGCTAACGACCAATGTGATTCGCCTGTCGCCAAGTCATGTGTTGATTCCGTGGGGCGAAGGTGGTTTGACAGAAGACTCGAAGGCGCTTGCAGAGCAAATTCGAGCGATGGACAAACAGCGATTGACAACCAGGATTGGCATTCTGTCACCCCGTTTCCTGCGACTGATCGAGCAGGCGATTTGTAATTCCCTGGATATGTAG
- a CDS encoding DUF4926 domain-containing protein, producing the protein MQVANLFDVVELIVDLPQHKLYAGMQGTVLEVHGDGKAFEIEFSDEQGQTLSFLALPPEQIVLVWRAQEKQWLSMADRVAALIARLPAPAGAEVLDFARFLSVRTHQRSRVQAANVLVAEPPTEYHT; encoded by the coding sequence ATGCAGGTTGCAAATCTATTTGACGTAGTAGAACTAATCGTGGATCTGCCCCAACACAAGCTCTACGCTGGCATGCAAGGCACCGTCCTGGAAGTGCATGGCGACGGCAAGGCATTCGAGATCGAGTTCAGTGATGAACAGGGGCAGACATTGAGCTTCCTGGCACTACCTCCAGAACAAATTGTTTTAGTTTGGCGCGCCCAAGAAAAACAGTGGCTTTCAATGGCCGATCGTGTCGCCGCCCTAATTGCTCGGCTTCCGGCGCCTGCCGGTGCTGAGGTGCTGGACTTTGCACGTTTCTTGAGTGTGCGCACTCACCAACGATCCCGCGTTCAGGCCGCAAATGTGCTGGTGGCCGAACCCCCGACAGAATACCACACATAA
- a CDS encoding DegT/DnrJ/EryC1/StrS family aminotransferase: MISVIVPTVYLPLPSPHVRPGTAVRPGNLRLENYRLNNVLVAIGRGQMRVLDQRVQRKREIFAFYRHALADRHHAPRPPILGERDVFPPGLGGRGAATREDIRLALERQDIESRPLWKPMHLQPVFQGCEVTLPRPLPAREGRSVAEALFRDGLCLPSGTAMSEADLARVVEVVRSLHSTHPPT, encoded by the coding sequence GTGATCTCGGTTATCGTCCCAACCGTGTATCTACCTCTCCCTTCCCCACATGTCCGGCCTGGAACAGCAGTTCGTCCAGGAAACCTTCGCCTCGAAAACTACCGCCTCAACAACGTCCTGGTCGCCATCGGCCGCGGGCAAATGCGCGTGTTGGATCAAAGAGTGCAGCGCAAACGGGAAATCTTCGCGTTCTACCGCCATGCCCTGGCTGACCGTCATCACGCCCCCCGGCCCCCAATTTTGGGGGAGAGGGATGTGTTTCCCCCAGGATTGGGGGGTAGGGGGGCCGCCACACGCGAAGACATCCGCCTGGCGCTGGAGCGGCAGGACATCGAGTCGAGGCCGCTGTGGAAGCCGATGCACCTGCAGCCGGTCTTTCAGGGGTGCGAGGTGACCCTCCCCCGGCCCCTCCCTGCGAGGGAGGGGAGAAGTGTGGCCGAGGCGTTGTTCCGGGACGGGCTGTGCCTGCCGTCGGGGACGGCCATGAGCGAGGCCGATCTGGCGCGGGTGGTGGAGGTGGTGCGGTCGCTCCATTCAACCCACCCCCCGACCTGA
- a CDS encoding UPF0175 family protein, whose product MYDTLAIQLPGDVRQMLNRTPEEMARDLRLYAGLMLFRLGKLSSGAAADMAGVPLLMFLDLCPEYDIPVSQITAEDLHRSRAVARAGAKGAAQTGNLRVLPRRPG is encoded by the coding sequence ATGTACGACACATTAGCCATTCAACTGCCGGGGGATGTCCGTCAGATGCTCAATCGGACACCAGAAGAAATGGCGCGCGATTTGCGACTTTACGCGGGATTGATGCTCTTCCGTTTGGGAAAGCTTTCTTCCGGCGCGGCCGCTGACATGGCCGGTGTGCCGCTCCTGATGTTCTTGGATTTGTGCCCTGAATACGACATCCCTGTGTCACAAATAACAGCAGAAGATCTGCATCGGTCGCGGGCAGTTGCGCGTGCTGGAGCAAAGGGTGCAGCGCAAACGGGAAATCTTCGCGTTCTACCGCGGCGCCCTGGCTGA
- a CDS encoding DUF2283 domain-containing protein, protein MAGNGDLRELIAVRYDREGDILTFSFTRKSQPAVAEEAADEIWVRYQTDTRRVVTVDILNFSARVHATFGSQLTYVERADPQRLEALEIFGMLQARD, encoded by the coding sequence ATGGCCGGAAACGGAGACTTGAGGGAGTTGATCGCTGTTCGCTATGACCGGGAAGGTGATATTCTGACTTTTTCGTTTACCAGAAAGTCGCAACCGGCTGTAGCGGAAGAGGCGGCTGATGAGATTTGGGTGCGTTATCAGACCGATACGCGGCGTGTGGTCACTGTGGACATTCTGAATTTCTCGGCACGGGTGCATGCGACCTTTGGATCGCAATTGACCTATGTCGAGCGCGCAGATCCGCAACGTTTGGAGGCTTTGGAAATATTCGGGATGCTTCAGGCGCGTGATTAG
- a CDS encoding HNH endonuclease, which yields MRYPLFEAVRERFQRACGYCGVIEITVGGELTLDHYRPRAAGGSDDWDNLVYACVRCNQYKGDFWPDSTDLADGRRILHPGVDDIAGHVVTDENTGYLHGLTPTGVFHIALLRLNRSQLVTHRLAQRLQRVFEEKIRLLEQQNAELQKTIAAQERYLALLTAQATGRRPSA from the coding sequence ATGCGCTATCCCCTATTTGAAGCTGTTAGAGAGCGCTTTCAAAGAGCTTGCGGCTACTGCGGTGTAATCGAGATTACTGTGGGCGGCGAGCTTACCCTCGACCACTATCGACCGCGCGCGGCAGGTGGCAGTGACGACTGGGACAACCTGGTCTATGCTTGTGTTCGGTGCAATCAGTACAAGGGGGATTTCTGGCCAGACAGCACTGATTTGGCTGACGGGCGGCGCATCTTGCATCCTGGCGTTGACGATATCGCTGGCCACGTGGTCACGGATGAGAACACCGGCTATCTTCATGGGTTGACTCCTACGGGCGTCTTTCACATCGCACTGTTGCGGCTCAACCGGTCTCAGTTGGTGACGCATCGCCTGGCGCAGCGTCTTCAGAGGGTCTTCGAGGAGAAAATCCGTCTTCTTGAGCAGCAAAATGCTGAACTCCAAAAAACGATCGCTGCTCAGGAAAGGTATTTGGCGCTACTGACAGCGCAGGCAACAGGGCGCCGACCTTCGGCATAA
- a CDS encoding sugar transferase, which translates to MAADGLRRLLDLIASLAGLTLLSPLFVLIALLIARDSPGPVFYRGQRVGRHGRLFRLYKFRSMTVGADRQGPGITAAGDARITRVGRFLRRAKLDELPQLINVLLGDMSLVGPRPEDPRYVAFYTPEQRRVLSVRPGITSPASLAYRHEEQLLAGEDWETHYRTRVLPAKLALDLAYLTRRTLLSDLALILRTLAAVFA; encoded by the coding sequence ATGGCTGCTGACGGCTTGCGGCGGCTGCTCGATCTTATCGCGTCGCTGGCGGGTCTGACACTGCTCAGCCCGCTTTTTGTTTTGATCGCCCTCCTGATCGCCCGCGACTCGCCTGGCCCGGTCTTCTACCGCGGTCAGCGCGTCGGCCGGCATGGCCGCCTGTTCCGCCTCTACAAATTCCGTTCCATGACCGTTGGCGCGGACAGGCAAGGCCCAGGCATCACCGCCGCCGGCGATGCGCGGATCACCCGCGTAGGGCGTTTCCTGCGCCGCGCCAAACTGGATGAGCTGCCGCAGTTGATCAACGTCCTGCTCGGCGACATGAGCCTGGTCGGTCCGCGGCCGGAGGATCCACGCTACGTCGCCTTCTACACCCCCGAACAGCGCCGCGTCCTGTCCGTGCGCCCCGGCATCACCAGCCCGGCCTCCCTGGCCTACCGTCACGAGGAACAGTTGCTGGCCGGCGAGGATTGGGAGACTCACTACCGCACTCGCGTCCTGCCCGCCAAACTGGCCCTTGATCTGGCCTATCTTACGCGGCGCACCCTGCTCAGCGACCTCGCCCTCATCCTGCGCACCCTCGCCGCCGTCTTCGCCTGA
- a CDS encoding DegT/DnrJ/EryC1/StrS family aminotransferase has product MMRNCKRRPRPKLAHRSYHPHCVAGKRFSWCKHSEIGYNYRLSNVLAAIGRGQLRVLDQRVQRKREIFAFYRHALADRHHAPPAPNFGGEGCVSPRIGG; this is encoded by the coding sequence ATGATGCGCAATTGCAAACGCAGGCCGCGGCCGAAGCTAGCGCATCGCTCTTACCACCCGCATTGCGTCGCCGGCAAGAGGTTCTCGTGGTGTAAGCACTCGGAGATCGGCTACAACTATCGCCTGAGCAACGTCCTGGCCGCCATCGGCCGCGGGCAGTTGCGCGTGCTGGATCAAAGAGTGCAGCGCAAACGGGAAATCTTCGCGTTCTACCGCCATGCCCTGGCTGACCGTCATCACGCCCCCCCGGCCCCCAATTTTGGGGGAGAGGGATGTGTTTCCCCCAGGATTGGGGGGTAG
- a CDS encoding sugar transferase produces MRDTLLTPEQRRVLSVRPGITSPASLAYRHEEQLLAGGDWETHYRTRVLPDKLALDLALDLALDLALDLAYFARRTLLSDLALILRTLAAVFA; encoded by the coding sequence ATGCGTGACACTCTCCTGACCCCCGAACAGCGCCGCGTCCTGTCCGTGCGCCCCGGCATCACCAGCCCCGCCTCCCTGGCCTACCGTCACGAGGAACAGTTGCTGGCCGGCGGGGATTGGGAGACTCACTACCGCACCCGCGTCCTCCCCGACAAACTGGCCCTCGACCTGGCCCTCGACCTGGCCCTCGACCTGGCCCTCGACCTGGCCTACTTTGCCCGGCGCACCCTGCTCAGCGACCTCGCCCTCATCCTGCGCACCCTCGCCGCCGTCTTCGCCTGA
- a CDS encoding sugar transferase produces MLLSPLFCWIALWIKLTSPGPVFYRAVRVGQDGRPFRLYKFRSMIVGTDRQGPGITATGDPRITRVGRFLRRAKLDELPQLINVLVGDMSLVGPRPEDPRYVAFYTPEQRRVLSVRPGITSPASLAYRHEEQLLAGEDWETHYRTRVLPDKLALDLAYLTRRTLLSDLALILRTLAAVFA; encoded by the coding sequence ATGCTCCTCTCGCCGCTGTTTTGTTGGATCGCTCTCTGGATCAAGCTGACCTCACCCGGTCCCGTGTTCTATCGGGCCGTGCGCGTCGGCCAGGATGGCCGGCCCTTCCGCCTCTACAAATTCCGCAGCATGATTGTCGGCACGGACCGCCAGGGGCCGGGCATCACCGCCACTGGCGATCCACGCATCACCCGCGTGGGGCGTTTCCTGCGCCGGGCCAAACTGGACGAACTGCCGCAGTTGATCAACGTCCTGGTCGGCGACATGAGCCTGGTCGGTCCGCGGCCGGAGGATCCACGCTACGTCGCCTTCTACACCCCCGAACAGCGCCGCGTCCTGTCCGTGCGCCCCGGCATCACCAGCCCGGCCTCCCTGGCCTACCGTCACGAGGAACAGTTGCTGGCCGGCGAGGACTGGGAGACCCACTACCGCACCCGCGTCCTCCCCGACAAACTGGCCCTTGACCTGGCCTATCTTACGCGGCGCACCCTGCTCAGCGACCTCGCCCTCATCCTGCGCACCCTCGCCGCCGTCTTCGCCTGA
- a CDS encoding AAA family ATPase — translation MKRRVIYGESNYAAIVRKDGYFVDKTAYIAKLEGIENPVFLRPRRIGKSLFCSLLRYYYDRNEAAHFDELFGQTWIGQHPTPSHNQYILLFFNFSVVHVGRTVGEIEHSFKNHCNTTLDALRTLYPSLLGEMPALGMADAVSDNLEKLLTYIHSNRLPPVYVIIDEYDNFANQLITGNRDLHYQELTAADGFLKTFFKTLKAGRERGAIANLFITGVLPITIDELASAFNIATFLTLEPAFECMLGFTQAEVDQLLDEIYREHELDPATRKEVDALIKSNYNGYHFVDPEGEALYNSTILIYFLRYFVQYREFPKRLIDLNLKVDLAWVRRLTASNPQLTAAFVDQLTLRNRIRYDEVFLIEKFDVSQFFNPSFFPISFFYLGMLTKEDDFNLRLPNLNLRQIFVEYFNELHQIDVSTRYAEVMQTFVNEPNLERLFAGYWTHYISQLPEAIFQQVNENFYRTTFFELCSRYLSRWFTWNVERSYPQGKSDLEFVGKYHEKFAGLRWVIEFKYISNSRLQAEKVSIESFVLPAGDSAQIEGYAQGLRQEYPEAQVALFVIYCFGNQGFRVFAL, via the coding sequence ATGAAGCGACGGGTGATCTACGGCGAATCGAACTATGCGGCCATTGTGCGCAAAGATGGCTATTTTGTCGACAAGACCGCCTACATTGCCAAACTGGAGGGGATCGAAAACCCGGTCTTTCTGCGTCCCCGGCGCATCGGCAAATCCCTCTTCTGCTCCCTCCTGCGCTACTACTACGATCGGAACGAGGCCGCCCACTTTGACGAACTCTTCGGACAGACCTGGATCGGCCAGCACCCCACGCCCAGCCACAACCAATACATCCTGCTCTTTTTCAATTTTTCGGTGGTACACGTGGGTAGGACGGTGGGAGAGATCGAACATAGCTTCAAGAACCATTGCAACACTACCCTGGACGCGCTGCGCACGCTCTATCCCAGCCTGTTGGGTGAAATGCCGGCGCTGGGTATGGCAGATGCGGTCTCCGACAATCTGGAAAAACTGTTGACATACATCCACAGCAACCGCCTGCCGCCGGTCTATGTGATCATTGACGAGTATGACAACTTTGCCAATCAGTTGATTACGGGCAACCGGGATCTGCACTACCAGGAGTTGACGGCCGCCGATGGTTTTCTCAAGACCTTTTTCAAGACACTGAAGGCGGGGCGGGAGCGGGGGGCGATTGCCAACCTCTTTATCACTGGCGTTCTGCCCATCACCATCGACGAGTTGGCCTCGGCCTTCAACATCGCCACCTTTCTGACTTTGGAGCCAGCCTTTGAATGTATGCTGGGCTTCACCCAGGCTGAAGTCGACCAGCTACTCGATGAGATTTACCGGGAACACGAACTGGACCCGGCCACGCGCAAGGAAGTGGATGCGCTGATCAAGAGCAACTACAACGGCTATCACTTTGTGGATCCCGAGGGCGAGGCGCTCTACAACTCCACGATTCTCATCTACTTCCTGCGCTATTTTGTCCAGTACAGAGAGTTTCCCAAGCGTCTGATCGATCTCAATTTGAAGGTGGATCTGGCGTGGGTGCGCCGTCTGACAGCCTCGAACCCGCAATTGACCGCAGCCTTTGTCGATCAGCTCACCCTGCGCAATCGCATCCGCTATGACGAGGTCTTTCTGATTGAGAAGTTTGATGTCTCGCAGTTCTTCAACCCCAGTTTTTTCCCCATCTCCTTTTTCTACCTGGGCATGCTGACCAAAGAGGATGACTTCAACCTGCGTTTGCCCAACCTCAACTTGCGCCAGATCTTTGTGGAGTATTTCAACGAGTTGCACCAGATTGATGTCTCCACCCGCTATGCCGAGGTGATGCAGACTTTTGTCAACGAGCCGAATCTGGAGCGCCTGTTCGCCGGGTACTGGACCCACTATATTTCCCAACTGCCGGAAGCGATCTTCCAACAGGTGAATGAGAACTTCTACCGGACAACCTTCTTTGAATTGTGCAGCCGTTACCTCTCGCGTTGGTTCACCTGGAATGTGGAACGCTCTTATCCACAAGGTAAGAGTGATTTGGAATTTGTCGGCAAGTATCACGAGAAGTTTGCCGGGTTGCGCTGGGTGATCGAGTTCAAGTACATCTCCAACAGCAGGCTGCAAGCGGAGAAGGTCAGCATCGAGAGCTTTGTCCTGCCAGCCGGGGACAGCGCGCAGATCGAGGGCTATGCCCAGGGTCTGCGCCAGGAGTACCCCGAGGCGCAGGTTGCCCTCTTTGTCATCTACTGCTTTGGCAATCAGGGCTTTCGTGTTTTTGCCCTGTAA
- a CDS encoding DUF2283 domain-containing protein: MSELLDSGMKLSYDRFEDILMIETAETGIIDHAEQVGDFIAHFSQNGRLLVLEILDASEFLAELFKSTLRTPGERLMVAA; the protein is encoded by the coding sequence ATGTCTGAATTACTGGATAGCGGTATGAAACTTAGCTACGATCGATTCGAGGACATCCTAATGATTGAGACGGCGGAGACTGGCATCATTGACCACGCCGAACAGGTAGGTGACTTCATCGCCCATTTCAGTCAGAATGGCCGGCTGCTCGTATTGGAAATCCTGGACGCCAGCGAATTCCTTGCTGAACTGTTCAAGAGCACGCTGCGCACGCCGGGTGAAAGATTGATGGTCGCTGCGTGA
- a CDS encoding type II toxin-antitoxin system Phd/YefM family antitoxin, with protein MLVTQTINSKTARQNWRDLLDAAHTGGGDTVIERNGRPIAAVIPYADFLALQEELDELRAARRCQAAYAAWQRDPSLGRPWAEIKAEMIRDGLLDA; from the coding sequence ATGCTGGTAACTCAAACGATCAACAGCAAGACTGCCCGTCAGAACTGGCGCGACCTGCTCGACGCCGCGCATACGGGGGGCGGGGATACCGTTATAGAGCGCAACGGGCGCCCCATTGCAGCGGTGATCCCTTATGCCGACTTTCTGGCGCTACAGGAAGAGTTGGACGAGTTGCGGGCGGCTCGGCGCTGCCAGGCGGCCTATGCGGCCTGGCAGCGTGATCCCAGCCTGGGGCGCCCCTGGGCCGAAATCAAGGCCGAAATGATTCGCGACGGGTTACTCGATGCCTGA
- a CDS encoding HEPN domain-containing protein, producing MSASRDVAYRIALAAGFLVEAEQDLLLERWRSCVDNAQLTVENAGKAALALFGIAPKTHDPARQIASILRQQALPAEVSELLRAMLPDLLILGTEAHFLTDYGDEASYTLPWDLFTRQTAEDALQSAQRLVQMARTLQDLIRTWRQSQSDL from the coding sequence GTGAGCGCGTCTAGAGATGTAGCGTATCGGATTGCTCTTGCCGCAGGTTTTCTCGTTGAGGCGGAGCAAGACTTGTTGCTCGAACGCTGGCGCTCCTGCGTTGATAACGCACAACTGACGGTGGAAAATGCCGGCAAAGCTGCGCTGGCCTTGTTTGGAATCGCGCCGAAGACGCACGACCCCGCCCGTCAGATTGCATCCATACTGCGCCAGCAGGCTTTGCCGGCCGAGGTGAGCGAACTTTTGCGCGCGATGCTGCCCGATCTGCTCATTCTTGGCACAGAGGCGCATTTCCTCACGGACTATGGTGATGAAGCGAGTTACACGCTGCCCTGGGACTTGTTTACCAGGCAGACTGCCGAAGATGCGCTGCAGTCGGCGCAGCGACTAGTTCAGATGGCGCGTACGTTACAGGACCTGATTAGAACTTGGCGACAGAGCCAATCTGACCTCTGA
- a CDS encoding type II toxin-antitoxin system RelE/ParE family toxin, giving the protein MPETWHVIVLRDPEKLLAKLPKDLRQRLGKAIDRLETDPHPPGSERLTGYDLYRLRVGDWRIIYRLEDDRLIVLVVEIGPRGGVYKSLAR; this is encoded by the coding sequence ATGCCTGAAACCTGGCACGTGATCGTCCTCCGCGATCCTGAAAAGCTCTTGGCCAAGTTGCCGAAAGACTTGCGCCAACGGCTTGGCAAGGCCATTGACCGGCTGGAAACCGACCCGCATCCCCCGGGCAGCGAACGGCTAACCGGCTATGATCTATACCGGCTGCGTGTGGGGGACTGGCGCATTATTTACCGGTTGGAAGATGATAGGCTCATCGTTTTGGTCGTGGAGATCGGCCCCAGAGGGGGCGTTTACAAGAGCCTGGCGCGCTAG
- a CDS encoding type II toxin-antitoxin system VapC family toxin: MGRESVLRRLTSVSPDLVFTTVVTLREQVRGRLAAVDQASEGDDLLLAYDRLLATVRYFAHVNVLSFSPAAAATLQKLRDQRIRIGTQDLRIAAIVLAVGGTLVTSNRRDFEKVPGLTIEDWNR, translated from the coding sequence ATGGGGCGAGAGTCCGTATTGCGGCGACTTACTTCCGTGTCACCTGATCTGGTCTTCACGACCGTTGTCACCTTGCGCGAACAAGTGAGAGGCCGGTTGGCCGCTGTCGATCAGGCAAGCGAAGGAGATGACTTACTGCTGGCCTATGATCGCCTGCTGGCTACGGTGCGCTATTTTGCGCATGTCAATGTGTTGTCTTTTTCACCGGCAGCGGCGGCGACGTTACAGAAGCTGCGTGATCAGCGGATACGTATTGGCACTCAAGACCTGCGTATTGCTGCCATCGTGTTGGCGGTTGGGGGGACGTTGGTCACAAGCAACCGCAGAGATTTCGAGAAGGTACCAGGGTTAACCATCGAGGATTGGAATCGCTAA
- a CDS encoding nucleotidyltransferase domain-containing protein produces MTVMTVNVHEAKTQLYDILVQKLAEHFGERLKMLVLFGSQSRGEERRDSDHDIFMVVEDLSHDPLVRQREIMTPLLPVLIHLPERLSVIAKTPHELLGNLSPLVMDVCMDGIGLYGQTYFETLQVKVRQALHDAGMQRRRLAGTWMWMFPALPKKEWVITWEGYRERV; encoded by the coding sequence ATGACAGTGATGACCGTGAACGTGCATGAGGCCAAAACGCAGCTCTACGACATTCTAGTCCAGAAATTGGCTGAACACTTCGGCGAGCGCCTAAAAATGCTCGTCCTATTCGGTTCGCAGAGCCGCGGAGAAGAGCGTCGAGACAGCGACCATGATATCTTCATGGTTGTGGAAGATCTCTCTCATGATCCCCTGGTGCGTCAGCGAGAAATCATGACGCCTTTGCTGCCTGTCCTGATCCATCTGCCTGAGCGTCTGTCGGTGATTGCCAAAACACCGCACGAATTATTGGGCAATCTCTCGCCTTTGGTGATGGACGTCTGCATGGATGGGATTGGTCTCTATGGGCAAACGTATTTCGAAACTTTGCAGGTCAAAGTGAGACAAGCATTACACGATGCCGGCATGCAACGCCGACGCCTTGCTGGTACTTGGATGTGGATGTTTCCCGCACTTCCTAAGAAGGAATGGGTCATCACTTGGGAGGGCTATCGTGAGCGCGTCTAG